The following are encoded in a window of Gossypium raimondii isolate GPD5lz chromosome 13, ASM2569854v1, whole genome shotgun sequence genomic DNA:
- the LOC105781908 gene encoding aspartic proteinase nepenthesin-1: MPSTFGFINAKLLFCLLVISILYHSAFVTSKPTGFSLRAVIDDSPESPLYLIENLTIAERLERLIKISYARVNYLNLVSSGDAKLVPDNIRIPILRDALYYAVAFTIGSQGHPVKLLMDTGGGLIWTQCLPCTNCFPQKLPIYNPTASTSYATLPCSHPLCNGDRRLYNCEHGRYCVYNAQYGGGASTSGIASTEAFHFFVDQRSTHPFNVIFGCSYDSRDIAFMNTDISGIFGLSFSPDSMASQFSALIQHRFSYCLAPFDDVTPRPLVLRFGEDIPQLPPQSVGSTQLIASPTSYFFYLGLKDISVAGHRIGFPPSIFQIKPNGLGGFFIDSGALFTHIDADALGGNAYAEVLKVFAAYYGSKYLKQTGASPEGFELCYERPPNFDEFAALTFHFDESVYTVNGQYMHVIAPNFFCVGILKGSSVSVLGAWQQQNKRIIYDGGRGVLEFADENCMNDIA, encoded by the coding sequence atgcCTTCAACCTTTGGTTTTATCAATGCTAAATTGCTGTTTTGCCTCTTGGTAATTTCAATTCTATACCATTCTGCATTTGTTACTTCAAAACCTACTGGTTTCAGTCTAAGGGCTGTCATAGATGATTCTCCAGAGTCTCCATTATATCTTATTGAAAACTTGACTATAGCCGAAAGGCTAGAAAGATTGATCAAAATTTCCTATGCTAGGGTTAATTATTTGAATCTAGTTTCAAGTGGTGATGCAAAGCTAGTTCCTGATAATATTCGGATACCCATACTCCGAGATGCTCTCTACTATGCGGTAGCGTTTACAATAGGAAGCCAAGGACATCCAGTGAAGTTGTTGATGGACACTGGAGGTGGTTTAATTTGGACCCAATGTCTGCCTTGCACAAATTGTTTCCCACAAAAGCTTCCAATTTATAATCCCACTGCTTCCACCAGTTATGCCACACTTCCTTGCAGCCATCCTCTTTGCAACGGCGACCGGAGACTCTACAATTGTGAACATGGTCGTTATTGTGTGTACAATGCTCAATATGGTGGTGGAGCCTCTACCAGTGGCATTGCGTCCACGGAAGCATTTCATTTCTTTGTCGACCAACGTAGTACGCACCCGTTCAACGTCATCTTTGGCTGCTCGTATGATAGTCGGGATATTGCTTTTATGAACACTGATATTTCAGGGATCTTTGGGTTAAGCTTCTCACCGGATTCAATGGCGTCCCAGTTTTCAGCTTTGATTCAACATCGATTCTCGTACTGTTTAGCCCCTTTTGATGATGTAACCCCTCGTCCTTTGGTTTTAAGGTTTGGAGAAGACATTCCACAACTGCCTCCACAAAGTGTTGGATCAACACAGTTGATAGCTTCTCCCACATCTTATTTTTTCTACTTGGGATTGAAAGACATATCTGTTGCAGGTCATCGTATAGGATTTCCACCATCTATTTTTCAGATTAAGCCAAATGGGTTAGGGGGTTTCTTCATAGACTCTGGAGCTCTGTTCACTCATATTGATGCTGATGCACTGGGAGGGAATGCATATGCTGAAGTACTAAAGGTGTTTGCTGCTTACTATGGGTCAAAATATCTTAAACAAACCGGGGCAAGTCCAGAAGGATTTGAGCTATGTTATGAGCGTCCAccaaattttgatgaatttgcaGCTTTAACGTTCCATTTTGATGAATCTGTTTACACCGTTAATGGGCAATATATGCATGTCATTGCCCCTAATTTTTTCTGCGTAGGAATATTAAAAGGAAGTTCGGTATCTGTTCTTGGAGCATGGCAGCAACAAAATAAACGTATCATTTACGATGGGGGAAGGGGTGTACTTGAATTTGCTGATGAAAATTGTATGAATGATATTGCATGA